The Alnus glutinosa chromosome 1, dhAlnGlut1.1, whole genome shotgun sequence region TAGATATTATCTTTATACTTTACTTCTTAAGTGTAAGATTTGACTCTTAGATCTTTTGGCTTTGGATCTGTGTTTTATTTGGGTGACTGGTCTTTTGACCATATTTTGAGAGTTTCAGATATCTATGTTATGATGTTTTAGTCTTCACTCTGGCTATTCTTATTGTGATTGTGGATTTTAGAATACTATCTTTATCTTTTAAGCGAAAGTCTTCCGTTGAAGACTCTCTTTGGAAATGACGAGATTCTTGTGGTCTTATTCTTCTTAGAATAAGACTGGGAGACGAACCATGAATAATCGGGCAACACACTTCACTTAAGACGACTGAACGACTTCGGAGACATGAATAATTGTGACTTATGGGTGGTAAAGCACCTGAAATAATCCCTCTGTTTGACTAGCTTAACTAGTCCATCATgaaaatggggggggggggggggggggggtagctGGTATGACTATATTTGCCTAGTTGGGCTTAAAGGCTATATTACGAGGATTAGCAGCAAGCTCAACCTAACCTTTAGAACTGGtgcacaacaaaacaaaagatcgACCACAGGGAATCGTAACTTGTGGTCACCCCATCCTAATCCTCCCGATATTTTTAGTAAAGGGTAGAACAACCAACAATGAGAATGAGACTCGGAAAGAATCTCATTCCATTATACAGATCAACATAGCTACTACTAAGGTGTAGAGGTTGGGATGAGAAACGAAtactccacacacacacacacacacacacgcgcgcgcgcacacacacacacacacatcatcACCTTTAATCATTGTTATTTAATCACATAGAAACAACTTAAGTGAAAACTTTGGTTTATGATAGCAAACTTTGGTTTATGATAGTAAAAATCTCCCTAATATTTTGGTTTCCTACCCTAGCCAATCACCAGGGACATTGCCCTTAGCCTCTCAACCACTCATAGGGGCAAACGAGTCACGGTgccatctttatttttttctttgatggtCTCAACTTTTACGTTAGATGTTATAGATGATAAGACAAAGGAGGAAGATGAactttatgattttaaaaaaacgcACCGTTTAGTTGATCAAAACATGTGTTTAAATAAAGCGCCAAACGCTCTATTTTTATTGTGACTgccacttcttttttttaaaaaaaaaaaaaaaaaaaaaaaaattaggtgcgagtcatttcacttttttttgctCTCTAATTGACTGATTGATTTGGTTGAGATTGAGAGACCAAAGGAAATCACTAACTCACCCACtctaggacaaaaaaaaaaaaaaaaaaaaagttgaagtaCATAATGGACCTGTTTGGTAACCCATTGCCTTTTTTCCCATTGCCTTTTTTCACATCACCAACAGTGACTTTTGGTGACAAGCCTCTGCCACGCTCAGACAAAGCCTGTGCTCTTCTTTGAATTTTCCTCCCGTTGAGGACTTGTCCTCCCGCCCAGAAAAGCTTCAGCAAAAACCATTTCCAATAACGTGCGCCCATCCCCTCTTCTCACCTTTTCCCTTTCGTTCTTCTCCGTGCAGGCCATCAACCCATCACGCCATCAACCCACCGACACCACCATCGCGCCGAAACCCGCTCAGTCCCCTTCCCATCTCAGCTGCTCTTCAGAAAATTGATGCATACCTCAGTCCTCACGCCCAACTCAACGCCCATCTTTTCTCTTTGACCTTTTCGTTCTTCAGTCCTCACGCCATCCACCCACCAACACAAGCAAGTCCCTTCAAATCTCCAGCTCCTCGCGCAGACTCGCTCCTGGAAATCGCTCTTCGGAAAATTGAGCTCCTCTCTCCATATCCCCAACGAGGTACCAACGGCTTCACTGAGATATGTATGACTGTTTCTTGTTAAATGTATCTGTGGGTGTTCATTTAGCACGCCTTCTTCgtactattttcttttctctttctgtgCGTCTTTCTTGGTGATGGGCTGGATGTATGTACAAAGGGGCTTCAAAAGAACAGCTCTGGGGCTGGTTCATTGAAATTAGAAGTTCTCAGTTTCATTATTGTTTATTGACTTTTGTTTAACTACTTTTGGGGGTGTTAGGGTTATTCAAGTTCAATCTAGAATTGGTTCAGGTTTAAGGGATTTACTATGATGAGCTTTAGTTTTATGTTATTGGTCTGGCTTAGTTTTACCTGTAACCTCATAATTTGGGTCCAAGCAATATGCTTGGggatcaaattaaaaaaaaaaaatggttaaggaaaagaaaggaaaagagaaatctGCATATATCCacttaatcaaataaattgtgTTAGCAACTAATGCTTCATTCCTTGGCCCGGACAGGTCTGGGGTCTACAACTAATGCTTTCCTGCCCTGCATTTGTTTTCCCTGCTGGTTTTCATCCTGGAAAGAAAGTTTATGCTTTTGCTTTCTGCAAAAACAGTTATTTAggagtttaaattatttatgttcttttctttattcCAATCGTTAGACTGTTAGACAAAGTTATTAGCACATACATGCACATCTTAATGATTATTTCTTCTGGTAAAAAAACATGGACTCAAATGCACATGAACTACCAGGCAGAGTGCTGGTGATTATCAGATGACAGTTTCTCCAAAATAATTTGTTTCAATGGAATGGAATATTCTGGTTGAATTgctttatggatttttttttttttgttagtttgctTTCGTTTTGGGTTTTGGCAAATGGGTGTGATTTAGTTTTTGAAGATTTTCATGTTTGACTGTGGTTTGACGCTTTCAGAAATGTTGATGAACGCTACACAGCTAGAGAGTGATGATGAAAATGTATTAATATATGACTTTGTTTGTTAACCCTGAATTAACAGCTAGAGAGTGATGATGAATGTTAAATGATTCTcttctgataaaaaaaaatggaatcaaATGCACATGAAATTACCAGGCAGAGTGCAGGTGATAATCAGATGACAGTTTCTCCAAAATAAACATCTAACAAAAGATTGATAAAGCAACTTGTAGCTCGGTATCAAACAAGTATATCCAAGTAGTTACATCGGTACTATACAATTATCATATATACAAGCAAATATTTGTAATAGATATAAAGAATAATAGAGCAATAACAAAACCTTTGGCACACTCAATGCTGCCTTTAGTTTGAATTCAttcatctttttcctttcttcagCTAGGCGATCTTCAACATATCTTTAGTATTTCAAAAAGGTAGAGAAAAAGTGGACCTTTCTAGCTAGGATGTTAATAGGAGGTATCTTATGGATCCGAATCTCCTCTGTCTGGTCATattattatgtatatttttcagCATGTTCAGTTTCTCATATTAGGCATCCTGATCAGTTTCTCAGTTTCTCATATTAGTCATATTTCtgttgaaataaatttaattcagCATTTGCTTATGTTGAACATAATTACGAATAATGTTATAATATTGTCACGTTATTTGCTTCTCAATGTAGGCACGTGTAAATGTCTACAACAAGTGATCTGTCAAGTGGTCCCCCGTTATGTCGTTGTGGAATTCCTGCACGTCTAAGGAACTCTAGGACCGAGACCAATCCCGGTAGAAAGTGGTACGGCTGTATTAACTACAAGGTAATTCCCCTTTTAACGATGAGTGCTTATATTTTGTTGTTAGTAGCCTATGACCCTTTCGCCTTTTTCATATCATCTAGAAACCCGGTGATTGTGATTTCTTCGAGTGGGGTGATAAGGATATTACTGGTTGCGAGAAGAGGTTAATGGAATACCTGCAACAAATGGAGGACAGAATGCATGCTGATAACGTCAGAGTTGAAGAACTTATTGAACGAAAGTGCCGTGAACATTGTGACCAACTTCTGCGGGAGTTACGGTCCAGTCAAAATAATGGGAATAGGTTAAGGGTTGCGTTGTTAGTAGTAATATTGGTTTTCGCCTTTTATTTTAGTGGTTTTAGTGGACCTAGCAGTACCAAGTTGATGTTAAAATGACAATTATTTTAAGAAGTTTGGCTGTACTAGTTTCCTGTATGAAGTTAACTTGTCTTTTTAGAATTGTCGCCATTTTTGTAAACAATTCTATGAACTTTATAGATAATAtgctatttaatatatttatctttcaatattTGTCAATTTCATCTCAGTTTGTTTAGATGGTGTCGaatcattcaaaataaaaagaaaagcaattttaattttagaaaGTAATTACAAGTGCGATGAgagtttaagaaattaaataaaaactctcCTAACACTTATTAAATTTGTCTAACGCATACTACTCGAACTTCAACCATTGTTGGTGAATTTAGCCCTTGTACATTTCGGTTTGCTTCATAGCGGGGTGATGCCATAATTACCAAGTTCGTGTATTTATATATAGAGTttctaaaaatgaaatatattgcAAGAATTATAGGAGACAAAGGGAGTAGAAGCCATAGACtgaattttataagaaaaatactTATGGTCTGAAATGAGCATACTCTTCATTCGAAACTTACAAGTGAATTATAAAAGCATGGGATTTTTAGAAACATCATCCCCACAAAATACAACCCAATAATGGAGAATGGCTTAAAGGTGACTCCACATACTTAAAGCCATTGCATCCCTCACTTTCCCCATGTAAACAGCACTACCATCTGATTGGTCCGGTCGTTCTTCGGGTGCAACGTTTTCCGCCAATCCCAATTCCTGCCgatcatcaacatcaacccAGGGGTTCAGTTTCAGCAAAGCCTTCCGGAACAGTGGATCTGTCATCCCGTTATATTTCCTAATAAAGTTATGCAAAGTGCAGCACGCAATTACAAATAGGCGTTGGTATCGTAGCTTGTATGGCGGCATGTCATCTAAAATTGGAAACCGGTTCTTTAACACCGCAAAAGCTCGTTCCACGACAGTCCGGAGAGATGAGTGCCTATAGTTGAATAGCTCCCTCAAATTCCTAGGAAGTTCATGGCCATCTTGAAATGTCGCCAAATGATAGCGCTCACGTCGATACGGCGGTAAAAACCCCCGATAGCAACTATATCCCGAATCAACCAAGTAGAATGAACCTGCACCTCACGTACAaatatcaatttgtaattatccAAAGTACAATAACGGGGATTCTTAAATGTTACATATGAAGTATTTGTGTCGTCTATTACCTTCTTTAGGGGTTGGAAAGCATAGTGTTAGATCATTCACACACATGGTAAAAATTCGTGCGTCGTGCGCACTCCCCTCCCAACCAGCGTACACAAATGTGAAGCACAGATCTAGGTCTACAACACACATGACGTTTTGAGTGGTTGTATGTTTTCTACCTCTGTACGTGGTGTTATCCTCACTAGGCACCTTCACATGAATGTGCGTGCCATCAATAGCACCTATACATTCCTGCaatgaataaattttttgttaGTACAGTGCGATATTTAATAGCACTAATTCGAAGCTGTATTTTCTGGACTTCGAAAAAAATGACAAAGCATTGCTCACCGTAAACCATGGGTAGAAGTTCCCATTTCGGGCAACGACAGGGTGTGGCTTCATTGTCTGCGTGGGTTGGATGATTGTTTTACCTAGCCTACAAATGCCTTTGCATGTCCTTCTACAGTATACGCTCACAGTATGCAACGATCGTTGGAGCCGATCAGCCACGTCCCTCTATGACCAATTGTGTGCCATTATGAGACAAAATACAGCCACTTGCTCTGTGATCTTCACATATCGACTGCTTTGCAAGAAGCCATTCTGCTTTAATGTGTTACAAAGCGCAAGATATGTATCAGGCCACATTCTAAAGCGCTCGTAGCATGTTCTCGGGTTGGGATTTGTTAACACCCAATAAATCCACATAGGGCCCGTTAGCTCAGATGTTCTTTGAGGTATAGGACGCCTTTGTCTTTCTTCAAGTTGTTCCTTCCACTCAGCTATCCTGATGAACATTTGCGCAAGCTGTAACTCAACTTCTACAGTTTCGGGATCGTTGAAAAAAGCGTCATCATTGCTTCCAAGCGACGATGCTATTGATTCTCTATCTGAATCATCCTCATCACCCCACGATGCATCAGAATCGGAACATGCGTCCAATTCGTCCTCCCAATTTGGATTTTCAAAACTTGATGGTCCAGCGGTATCCATTTTGGCAGCTCTGATGTTCATTAGACAATAGTTGAAAAATATTCAGATCCAATATTAGAACATAAAGCATATGCTGTCAAATATTTTCCAgacacaacaaaacaaaagtactacaaatatataaatattaagaagaaaaaaacaactgACATATATAAATAGTGCTAATTAAAATGTCGATGgaattaaaataaagacaatGTCTAGAACATAAAGCAATAGTCTGAAAATATCTAAAGGATTAGCACAACAACTAGATAACGAAAGTGCGAAATCACAGATCCTTCATATTAATCCCTCGCATGACCCATCCCACCCTTTTAATCGGGTCCATGCCGATGAATACCCTTGCCTTTGTCCTGTCGGTGAAGGAATTGGCAGCCCTCCAATAATTTTCCTCCGTCACAGGATGCTCAGCCGCCACATCGTTCAGGACCGACATCGCCTCTGCGATTATATCTTGTTTACTAGTAGCGGATGACCCTTTGGCTGTCTTTAACTTGCAATTAAGCAAGTCAAATTCTCTCTTCATTTCCGACCATTCACCAGACATTTTCCCAACTTCCAATTCCTCAGTGGTCGTGTTAGTACGCTTGCTGCTCCGGGAGGAATTGAGGGGTGTTGCACGGCGCTTACCCTTGTTTGGTGGCATCCTCATGCCAGGGCGGGGCATGTCAAGCTCTTCCAAGTCGATCACGGCACATGGATTATTTAGGTCAAGCAACGGGTTGTCATCGCCGCGTTCGTCATCAGTGTCTGGCGGATCCTGTGTGCTGGCGTGAGCTAACTCTCCCGTGGCATACGATCCCGTAAATATGGAGGTCAACAATGGGAAGAGGCGCGGCGGGTTGTActtgaatttgtaatatttatccGCACCAAACtccttcaaaacaaacaaaacatgaagCAATTCGTTAGTTagtaatgaaatatttaatatgaaatttataagaaaaaaatttgttgatgcTTACAAATTTCAGTTGCTCCCACTTGTCATCGCTATTGGTGACCGTGTTTGTCGTGTGGTCCCAACCAAAGCCTGTACCCACCTTCCCGCTAAGGAGCATAGTGAAATCTTTGTGACATTGTTTTAAGCCTCCTATTTTATTAGTCACTTGTCGGGTGGTGTAACGACAATTGTCGATACGATTGTTGAGGTCATCGGTGATTTTGTTCACGTGGCTACCGAATGAAGGCCTAACTCCTTTTTGGGCTAACCCTAGCAGAATGAAGATCAAGTGTTCCTCATTTTCCCGAGACCATACAGCGGGTGGGGCCTTGGGCTGACTCAAACCCTTAGCATGGTGCTTCCTTGGAGATTTTCGGGGGGGTACCGATATTGTTCATCTATATGAGTGTAAATAACACATTTTTTGCATATGTGAAAATCAGAAGCTTAAATAATATGCTATGAACTTACACATATGAAAATATGATAGCATTAAATTTTCAAGCCGTCTGAATGTCATGTAGTTAAGGCCAATACAAATTTGAACTCTAAGCATAGTCATCAAACTTAAGCAAGATAGTAGTACCCAATATAACATTCATATAATGTAAGAACCACCCAATAAAATAACGTGCATCAcagtaatttataaaaataaagattaaagcAGGATAGCATGGCCCTATTTTAGCAAACCACAAATTCGCAGAAAATCGAATGGGTGTAGAATATCggatgacccttttttttaaatggtcaaATTACCTATTTAATTAACAAGTTTATATGCTACTTAAAGCAGAttactaaaattacaaattaaatgaaaagttaTAAAAGTACTGCATTCTGTCCTCTTGATTAAATACACAAAAAGGTATTAAACAAGAAACTATAAACTTCCGTCACTGCAGCAAGTTCCTCCAAAAAAATGCaatgtgtatattttatatatatatatatatatatatatataataaaaaagaaaaataaaaaacaagagaacgatatatgtatatttttatgaatttttccTATTTGTTTTTATCATTCAAGATTTTTAAAGTTGTGCGAGAGGCTCCCGAATCCCATGGGAAAGTCAGTTATCAACTGCGATAACATTGCAGCCATGCCCTATGTTTCATTCACAATTGGAAACAAATCCTTCCCCCTCTCCCCAGAGCAGGTGTGGATGTTATTATTGCTCATTAGTTAACTTCTATGCTTTCATGTAATTTGTTTGGAAAAGGCAAACATGTTAGACCAATGAAAATAACAAGCCCTGCCTCATAATAGCTTAGAGGGATATAAAAACTTGCAATATTAAAGAAACATGATTCACTGAGGCATATAACATCTTGCAATATTAAATGTCCGTGTGAAATTTGACATCCACAATTGTGATTTTTCCATCTGTTTTTATcattcaagattttttttcctatttcaaTTCAGggtatatgtatatttttatgaattttaaataaatataagaaacaTTTAACTTATTAGCCGTTTAGTTAACCAAGAACGATATATCAAACACCtacattgaaatttttaaattcaaaagtAAACGAAGATTCTCCAATGTTTTTTACCATTAATAAAATACGATCGAGTTAACAAGGAGATTCCCAAGCAATTTATGAGAAGTTGATAACCAAAACCGCAGAGTTTTATTAATTTACCAGCAAATTAAAGCTCATGATCACAAAGGTTATTTAGTTGGTTAGAAACTCCTCCTATCATAACATAGATTATTAATCATGGATGAGAGTCATGAGATGAAAAGAAAGCCGGAAAAACAAACAACCCAcaacaggaaaaagaaaaaggagggaaGGAAAGAAACCGAAATgtgagaaaagagagagaaaacagagcaatcccccccccccccccccccctccccaaagTGATGGTGTGATTTACTTTTGCTTTCTCTCTCGACAGGAATCTTTGAAAATCCAAAGCACCtcccaaaaccaaaagaaaagttgacaaagaagaacaaaattcACTTTagtaataaaaggaaaaataaaggaTTTGGATGCCCTCATCATCCCATTGTTTTACTAATGAGGCTCCAACTCTCCCTGCTGCCAGTGCAAAGGTTAGAGGCCAAATCCGATTATATTCGGTGCCAAAAATCAGtgttacaataataataataattaatgcttAGGATAATCATCAGTTATTATTAAATAGGTTTTGACAGGGAAATCTAAGttgttgtgtttgtgtttgtaattGTTCTTACTCAactattaaactaaaaatagcATAGTGAAGAGGAAATTGTCATGTTTAAGTACTTGGCACAACAGGCAGTTTAAGATATGATGGAAAACCTGAACGTATAATTTCTCTAAGACAAGCACCCACAGAAACTTGCCAGAAATAGAAACCCTACATAATAGGGGAACTTACCTTGCTACGGGATCTAGTGACTGGACCTGCGAATCTAGGTCTTGCAGAACTCCGTTTCCCCTTCGTCCCGTTGATGGCCCGCCCCGGATTGCAGCTTCTTCGTCTCCACTCCCTCTTACTGTCGTTCGTAGTGCTCGTGATCCTTTGCTTGCCCATGCTGCAAATGAGGGCAAGGGACTCAAGTTATGTAGGACTCTTGCTGATACGGAGGTCAGAGTAGGATGAAGAGATGGTTGAGACCTCTCGTTCAGAGTGCGCAGAAAGCAGATGCTAGGGAGGTGATGGGGAGATCTGTAAGTAGATTTCCGTCGACCTAAGTTGATAGGGGAATTAATTTGGTGGTTGGGGTAATAAGGGATAGAGGTGAGGAAGGATTGGAGACTCTCTCGGTTCAGTACCGTACCGAAATTTCTGGCCGTTGACTGAATGTAGGCGCATGGCTGGGATGGCGTTTGGCTCGAAAATGATAAGCCTTTATCCGCCTGTGACTGAGGGGATATGGAGGGAGGAGATCAATTTACAGGAGAGAGAAGAGCTGGAGAGGGGTTGATGGCGTGATGGGTTGATGGCCTGCACAGAGAGAAGAACGAAAGGGAAAAGGTGAGAAGAGGGGATGGGCGCACGTTATTGGAAATGGTTTCTGCTGAAGCTTTTCTGGGCGGGAGGACAAGTCCTCAACGGGAGGAAAATTCAAAGAAGAGCACAGGCTTTGTCTGAGCGTGGCAGAGGCTTGTCACCAAAAGTCACTGTTGGTGATGTGAAAAAAGGCAATGGGAAAAAAGGCAATGGGTTACCAAACAGGTCCAATATACCATGGCCATTGAGTTGCTATTTGCTAAACCAAATTGCACTATGCAATTTTAGAGTTCGTTTGGGAGAATGATTTTGCAagtaaaaagtgtaattttaaactaaaatgtAAAAAGTGAGGAGtcaatttttaaatgattgtAGTTTGGAAACGTAGAAaaaactgcattttcaaatcacaaacaatgatatatatttttatattaaaaaaatgcattattttaaaagttaacctgtgattttaaaagtgTTTTACTAAACACACTATTTtgctaaacgcttaactgtgtttttaaaaattgcattttaaaattgaacgttttaaaatcgctatttttaaatcgtattttttgaAACCGTAAATTTAAACAGACTCTTAAAGACATTGAGTTGTGATTGCGATTGCAATTCAAAGAATTTCTAAAGTCTAAAAGAAGTTCATCTTTTATAGCACAACCGTCAAATTATTATTCTTCTTACCGTAGTTCTTTCATTCGgtcaaatttttcttcttcatgccGTTTAATAATTCAGATAAATTACTtagcttttttttgtttttttgttttgttttttaagccTATGAGATAAACAGTGAAAAGATTTCCTAGAATTGAGCAAAAACTCAAATGAGCTACAatcattttttaatctttatctCTTTAAACTAAAATCCTGGCTCCGCTACTGATGTAGTCCATTTAGttataagttttattattattattattactaagCGTTTATATGTTAGTTTGCAACTGTTTTATAATAAGTTGGATAGGAAATTTGGTGCGGTTTTTGATAGAGAATCAGCCCAattaatcaaaaaaagaaaccaGCCGAAGCCCGTTTGCCAATGGGCTGTTTACAGCATTGTCAAGCATTTGGGCCTTTCTCTGTGATTATAGACCTGGATTGCTTCTCAAATTCACTTCAATTTCTTGCCTTTTGGAAAACTACAACTCCACCAAATCTCATTCATCCATGTTACGAAtagtttattttgtatttttattttcttttaactcaTGAGAATCTTGGTTCTTAATGATACTATGATGGACTGTGTCATATTACGGTTCAGTCGAATTTGAAGGAGCGCTAACAGTTTTTATCGTCTAGGCCCATTTTGTGCGGTTCCCAATAAATAAGTACTACTATAGTTACGCTCAAATAAAAATAGCCACAATTAATCTCTTTCACCTGcccttttttaataatttttttttttttttttttttttttaaaaaaaaagaaagatattatGAGAATCACTAGGGGTAAATGGGAGCATATTcacttttaaaatgattttagaATGAGATGTCCCTCTCTCAAATACCATGAATTAGGATACGTAGCGTTCTCTAGATTTGTTTCTCATATAATTTCGATCAAAATAAGCTAGTATTttgtgtgaatatatatatatatatatttcttctgaGCAGGTaggatttaaatattattatgatAAAATAATTGATGTTTCATCAGCCGAGGCCCGTGTCAACCAAAATGAGATGGTACCAATTGTGCCGCCACTTGGAGGATCGGATATCACTTTGACTCTAGCCGGGTCAACCTAAACAAACTACTTCCTACCCAGTCAGATGACCCTAGATTAGCGCCATTTCCAAATTACAAAAGACACCCTCCCTTATTAGGCCTTAGCATTTTAAATATGACTTGGGTCGTAGGGGTATGTTCGTCCGGTTCTGCCAATTTGAACCCGTAAAATACGATAAAAGTGGGGCCCGATATATTGTTTGGAATTGGCGTGGGCCGCCGGCTGACCGAGCCCTTTAAAAGCAAGCAAAAAGATCCTCTCTGTCTCAATGCTTTTGacctcttcttgttttttctttcagtttttcTAATTAcgatttttgaaaataaaaaaataatacaaattccACTCCCTTCCATTAATCTAGCCCCTCATTTTACTCCATGAGATAaaccccccccctccccccccccccgacTCCATCGCTCTCTCATTCCTTTTCGCCTTTCTCCACTCACATATGCTTCCCTCtccttaagattttttttttcgttttctgttttggtttttCACTTCTTCGAGAAAGAGGAATGGAGTCATCAAACGTGGACCAATCCGAAAACAAACAATCGAAAGAGAATCCCATAAAGGTTGATCAGGAATTAAATGATTCCGAGAATCATTCCATTTCGAATAAGAATGATAAAGGAAAAGATGACGAATTCTCCGAGATAGAGATCCAGGGCGAGGTGAAGGAAATACCGCAcccccaagaagaagaagaagaagaatatcgcGACGACA contains the following coding sequences:
- the LOC133852282 gene encoding uncharacterized protein LOC133852282 translates to MLLSGKVGTGFGWDHTTNTVTNSDDKWEQLKFEFGADKYYKFKYNPPRLFPLLTSIFTGSYATGELAHASTQDPPDTDDERGDDNPLLDLNNPCAVIDLEELDMPRPGMRMPPNKGKRRATPLNSSRSSKRTNTTTEELEVGKMSGEWSEMKREFDLLNCKLKTAKGSSATSKQDIIAEAMSVLNDVAAEHPVTEENYWRAANSFTDRTKARVFIGMDPIKRVGWVMRGINMKDL